In Streptomyces sp. NBC_01439, the following are encoded in one genomic region:
- a CDS encoding DUF202 domain-containing protein encodes MSTSGTDRDAGLQPERTRLAWRRTTLASSVVAVLAVRQALRGTGAPVELAGAAAIALIWLAFLWVAHRRIRALAAGRPRDLAPRAALAVVACTVAFAAFAITVIF; translated from the coding sequence GTGAGCACCTCGGGCACGGACCGCGATGCCGGACTCCAGCCCGAGCGGACCCGGCTCGCATGGCGGCGCACGACGCTGGCCTCCTCGGTGGTGGCGGTGCTGGCGGTGCGGCAGGCGTTGCGCGGGACGGGCGCGCCGGTGGAGCTGGCCGGGGCGGCGGCCATCGCGCTGATCTGGCTGGCGTTCCTGTGGGTGGCGCACCGGCGGATCCGGGCGCTGGCGGCCGGCCGGCCGCGGGACCTCGCGCCGCGGGCGGCCCTGGCGGTGGTGGCGTGCACGGTGGCATTCGCGGCTTTCGCGATCACGGTGATCTTCTGA
- a CDS encoding YidH family protein, which translates to MIDFVKDVRLWFAPSRLRDEGETPDYRFSLANERTFLAWIRTSLALVGGGFAVDQFLPDLRWGVRVGMAFTLLAVGAACALRAVNHWVRCERAMRRGEDLPLSRFPVLLSLGVGLVAVMMVVVVLLGWTVGR; encoded by the coding sequence GTGATCGACTTCGTCAAGGACGTGCGCCTCTGGTTCGCACCCTCGCGGCTGAGGGACGAGGGCGAGACCCCGGACTACCGCTTCTCGCTGGCCAACGAGCGGACCTTCCTCGCCTGGATCCGGACCTCGCTGGCCCTGGTGGGCGGCGGTTTCGCCGTCGACCAGTTCCTGCCGGACCTGCGCTGGGGGGTGCGGGTCGGGATGGCCTTCACGCTGCTCGCGGTGGGCGCGGCCTGCGCGCTGCGGGCGGTGAACCACTGGGTGCGGTGCGAGCGGGCGATGCGGCGGGGTGAGGACCTGCCGCTGTCGCGCTTCCCGGTGCTGCTGAGCCTGGGCGTGGGGCTGGTGGCGGTGATGATGGTGGTGGTCGTGCTGCTGGGTTGGACCGTGGGCCGGTGA
- a CDS encoding NUDIX hydrolase — translation MSAADEVLDVVDRDDRVVGRAPRGEVYARGLLHRCVFVLARDAEGRIFVHRRTASKLVFPAHYDMFVGGVLGAGEDYPQAALREAEEELGVRGLAQPTPLFKFLYEGPGGAWWSYVHEVRCELPVDPQVSEVDWHAYLTQEELDRRVDGGKWAWVPDGLEAYRRLRAHPESRL, via the coding sequence ATGAGTGCAGCTGACGAAGTGCTGGACGTGGTGGACCGGGACGACCGGGTCGTCGGACGGGCCCCGCGGGGCGAGGTGTACGCCCGCGGGCTCCTCCACCGCTGTGTGTTCGTGCTGGCAAGGGACGCGGAGGGGCGGATCTTCGTACACCGGCGGACCGCCTCGAAGCTGGTCTTCCCCGCGCACTACGACATGTTCGTGGGCGGGGTGCTGGGCGCCGGCGAGGACTACCCGCAGGCCGCGCTGCGCGAGGCCGAGGAGGAGCTAGGGGTGCGGGGGCTGGCGCAGCCGACGCCGCTGTTCAAGTTCCTGTACGAGGGCCCGGGCGGGGCCTGGTGGTCGTACGTGCACGAGGTGCGGTGCGAGCTGCCCGTGGACCCGCAGGTCTCGGAGGTCGACTGGCACGCGTACCTCACCCAGGAGGAACTGGACCGGCGGGTGGACGGCGGGAAGTGGGCCTGGGTGCCGGACGGGCTGGAGGCGTACCGGCGGCTGCGCGCGCATCCGGAATCCCGCTTGTAG
- a CDS encoding FAD-binding dehydrogenase produces MTYDADVIVIGAGLAGLVATAELVDAGRKVILLDQEPERSIGGQAHWSFGGLFFVDSPEQRRMRIKDSHALALQDWLGTAGFDREEDAWPRRWAEAYVDFAAGEKRSWLHARGVRFFPVVGWAERGGYDAGGPGNSVPRFHITWGTGPGLVQPFERRVRAGVARGLVRLAFRHRVTGLSATAGAVDTVTGEILEPSDAVRGTASSRETTGTFTLRAQAVIVTSGGIGGNHDLVRAQWPDRLGTPPQRMLSGVPAHVDGLMLGIAERAGASHINKDRMWHYTEGIQNWDPIWARHGIRILPGPSPLWLDATGKRLPVPLFPGFDTLGTLDHIMKTGHDHTWFVLNERIIGKEFALSGSEQNPDLTGKSVRGVLTRARQAVPGPVRAFMDHGADFVVERDLSALVRGMNTVTKEDLLDEATVRGEIVARDREIANPFTKDLQVTAIHGARRYLGDKLIRTAAPHRILDPGAGPLIAVRLSILTRKSLGGLETDLSSRVLTASGDPLPGVYAAGEAAGFGGGGVHGYRALEGTFLGGCIFSGRAAGRAAAQAVG; encoded by the coding sequence ATGACGTACGACGCAGACGTGATCGTGATCGGAGCCGGACTCGCGGGGCTCGTGGCCACCGCCGAGCTCGTCGACGCGGGCCGCAAGGTCATCCTGCTCGACCAGGAGCCGGAGCGGTCCATCGGCGGCCAGGCGCACTGGTCCTTCGGCGGGCTGTTCTTCGTGGACTCGCCCGAACAGCGCCGGATGCGGATCAAGGACAGTCACGCGCTCGCCCTCCAGGACTGGCTGGGCACCGCCGGGTTCGACCGCGAGGAGGACGCCTGGCCGCGCCGCTGGGCCGAGGCCTACGTCGACTTCGCGGCCGGCGAGAAGCGATCCTGGCTGCACGCCCGGGGCGTCCGCTTCTTCCCGGTGGTCGGCTGGGCGGAGCGCGGCGGCTACGACGCGGGCGGCCCCGGGAACTCCGTACCCCGCTTCCACATCACCTGGGGCACCGGCCCCGGCCTGGTGCAGCCCTTCGAGCGGCGGGTGCGGGCGGGCGTGGCCCGCGGCCTGGTCCGGTTGGCGTTCCGCCACCGGGTCACCGGGCTCTCCGCCACGGCCGGCGCGGTGGACACCGTGACGGGCGAGATCCTCGAACCCTCCGACGCCGTGCGCGGCACCGCCAGCAGCCGCGAGACCACCGGCACCTTCACTCTGCGGGCCCAGGCCGTGATCGTCACCAGCGGCGGCATCGGCGGCAACCACGACCTCGTCCGCGCACAGTGGCCGGACCGGCTCGGCACCCCGCCGCAGCGGATGCTCTCCGGGGTCCCGGCGCACGTCGACGGTCTGATGCTCGGCATCGCGGAGCGGGCCGGTGCCAGCCACATCAACAAGGACCGGATGTGGCACTACACCGAGGGCATCCAGAACTGGGACCCGATCTGGGCCCGGCACGGCATTCGCATCCTGCCCGGCCCCTCTCCGCTGTGGCTGGACGCGACGGGCAAGCGGCTACCCGTGCCGCTCTTCCCGGGCTTCGACACCCTCGGCACCCTCGACCACATCATGAAGACCGGCCACGACCACACCTGGTTCGTGCTCAACGAGCGCATCATCGGCAAGGAGTTCGCCCTCTCCGGCTCCGAGCAGAACCCGGACCTGACCGGAAAGTCGGTGCGCGGCGTCCTCACCCGCGCGCGCCAGGCCGTACCCGGCCCGGTCCGGGCCTTCATGGACCACGGCGCCGACTTCGTCGTCGAGCGGGACCTGTCCGCCCTGGTCCGCGGGATGAACACGGTCACCAAGGAGGACCTCCTCGACGAGGCCACCGTCCGGGGCGAGATCGTGGCCCGCGACCGGGAGATCGCCAACCCCTTCACCAAGGACCTCCAGGTCACCGCCATCCACGGCGCGCGCAGATATCTGGGCGACAAGCTGATCCGCACGGCCGCCCCGCACCGGATCCTCGATCCCGGCGCCGGTCCGCTGATCGCGGTACGGCTGTCCATCCTGACCCGCAAGTCCCTGGGCGGCCTGGAGACCGACCTCTCCTCCCGCGTCCTGACCGCGTCGGGCGATCCGCTGCCGGGCGTCTACGCGGCGGGCGAGGCGGCCGGATTCGGCGGTGGCGGGGTGCACGGCTACCGGGCCCTGGAGGGCACCTTCCTCGGCGGGTGCATCTTCTCGGGCCGGGCGGCGGGCCGCGCCGCGGCGCAGGCGGTCGGCTGA
- a CDS encoding ASCH domain-containing protein, producing MTAHDDLPPYLLGFPGPLRDQLVAAVLSGAKTSTTGLLAEYEAEREPLPEPGARSLLVDSDERGVAVVEVTAVEVLRLADVGLEHALDEGEGYTSVAEWRTAHEEFWHSEPVRTVIGDPGFTVADDTLVIAERFRVTERLV from the coding sequence ATGACTGCACACGACGATCTTCCCCCGTACCTGCTGGGGTTCCCCGGACCCTTGCGCGACCAGCTGGTCGCGGCCGTGCTGAGCGGGGCGAAGACCAGCACCACCGGCCTGCTCGCGGAGTACGAGGCGGAGCGGGAACCGCTGCCGGAGCCCGGCGCGCGGTCCCTGCTCGTCGACTCCGACGAGCGCGGGGTGGCGGTGGTGGAGGTGACGGCCGTGGAGGTGCTACGGCTCGCTGACGTGGGGCTGGAGCACGCCCTCGACGAGGGCGAGGGGTACACGTCGGTGGCCGAATGGCGTACGGCGCACGAGGAGTTCTGGCACAGCGAGCCGGTGCGCACGGTGATCGGCGACCCGGGATTCACGGTGGCCGACGACACCCTCGTCATCGCGGAACGGTTCCGCGTCACCGAGCGGCTCGTCTGA
- a CDS encoding APC family permease — MPTGRSSTLQDPAEIRTYKGQDRALRADRLGTAGLLLSVLAASAPLMVVAGVMPTTFGVMGIVGQPLLFVILGAVLALFSVGYAEMSRHVHNAGAFYAYIARGLGPTAGAGAALVALVAYSAMQVGVFGILGFEISGLFATYLDIELSWWIPALLAVAATGALGWLKIDLNAKVLGVLLLVECVLVVVFDVAAIAKPAAEGLSLHAFNPETLGGAGFGTALCFCIAAFVGFEQSPVYAEETSKPHIVVSRVMFLAVGFVALFFAVSAWALTVATGPSEVVKTSAEAGPTLLFQLTEARLGTTFTDVLHVLFVTGMFAAMLSFHNVVARYAFAMGREGLLPATFGRTNAGTGAPATGSLLQTGVAALVVIAFALTEDKAPADPAVAVQPPDPTTPVLHLFTWMGSVGALGVTLLMAAASFAVIAFFVRRGTAGAQVWRLVAAGASGLALLAIAVYTVKDFGVLVSAEQGSALSWVLPGIIGAAVVIGLAYGALLRRSRPEVHARIGLGNEAFRLDQAAEGTPGD, encoded by the coding sequence ATGCCGACGGGCAGATCCTCCACGCTCCAAGACCCGGCCGAGATCCGTACGTACAAGGGCCAGGACCGGGCCCTGCGCGCCGACCGCCTCGGCACCGCAGGGCTGCTCCTGTCCGTGCTCGCCGCCAGCGCGCCCCTGATGGTCGTCGCCGGTGTCATGCCCACGACCTTCGGGGTCATGGGCATCGTCGGCCAGCCCCTGCTCTTCGTCATCCTCGGCGCCGTCCTCGCGCTCTTCAGCGTTGGCTACGCCGAGATGAGCCGCCACGTCCACAACGCCGGCGCCTTCTACGCGTACATCGCCCGCGGCCTCGGCCCCACCGCTGGCGCGGGCGCCGCCCTCGTCGCCCTCGTCGCGTACAGCGCCATGCAGGTCGGCGTCTTCGGCATCCTCGGCTTCGAAATATCCGGCCTCTTCGCCACCTACCTGGACATCGAACTCTCCTGGTGGATACCGGCGCTGCTCGCCGTCGCCGCCACCGGCGCGCTCGGCTGGCTCAAGATCGACCTCAACGCGAAGGTCCTCGGGGTCCTCCTCCTCGTCGAGTGCGTCCTGGTCGTCGTCTTCGACGTCGCCGCCATCGCCAAGCCGGCCGCCGAAGGCCTCTCGCTCCACGCCTTCAACCCCGAGACCCTGGGCGGAGCCGGCTTCGGCACCGCCCTCTGCTTCTGCATCGCCGCCTTCGTCGGCTTCGAGCAGTCCCCGGTCTACGCCGAGGAGACCAGCAAGCCGCACATCGTCGTCTCGCGCGTGATGTTCCTCGCCGTCGGCTTCGTCGCCCTCTTCTTCGCCGTCAGCGCCTGGGCCCTCACCGTCGCCACCGGCCCCTCCGAGGTCGTCAAGACCTCCGCCGAGGCGGGCCCCACCCTGCTCTTCCAACTCACCGAGGCCCGCCTCGGCACCACCTTCACCGACGTCCTGCACGTCCTCTTCGTGACCGGAATGTTCGCGGCCATGCTCAGCTTCCACAACGTGGTCGCCCGCTACGCCTTCGCCATGGGCCGCGAGGGCCTGCTCCCGGCCACCTTCGGCCGCACCAACGCCGGCACCGGCGCCCCCGCCACCGGCTCCCTGCTGCAGACCGGCGTCGCCGCCCTCGTCGTGATCGCCTTCGCGCTCACCGAGGACAAGGCCCCCGCCGACCCGGCCGTCGCGGTGCAGCCGCCCGACCCCACCACCCCCGTACTGCACCTGTTCACCTGGATGGGCAGCGTCGGCGCCCTCGGCGTGACCCTCCTCATGGCCGCCGCCTCCTTCGCCGTCATCGCCTTCTTCGTCCGCCGCGGCACCGCCGGCGCCCAGGTCTGGCGCCTCGTCGCGGCCGGCGCCTCCGGCCTCGCCCTGCTCGCCATCGCCGTCTACACCGTCAAGGACTTCGGCGTCCTGGTCAGCGCCGAGCAGGGCTCCGCGCTCAGCTGGGTGCTGCCCGGCATCATCGGCGCCGCCGTCGTGATCGGCCTGGCCTACGGAGCCCTGCTACGCCGCAGCCGCCCCGAGGTGCACGCCCGCATCGGCCTCGGCAACGAGGCCTTCCGCCTCGACCAGGCGGCAGAGGGAACCCCCGGCGACTGA